The Streptomyces sp. 135 sequence CGCCTGGCCACCCGCGTGATGCGCAAGCACCGCCTGGCGGAGTGCCTGCTCGTCGACGTGATCGGGCTCGAATGGGAGCAGGTCCACGCCGAGGCGTGCCGCTGGGAGCACGTGATGAGCGAGGCGGTGGAGCGCCGCGTCCTTGAGCTGCTGCGCCACCCCACCGAGTCGCCGTACGGCAACCCGATCCCGGGCCTGGAGGAGCTGGGCGAGAAGGACGGCGCGGACCCGTTCCTGGACGAGGGGATGGTCTCCCTCACGGAGCTCGACCCGGGCGCCGAGGGCAAGACGGTCGTCGTGCGCCGCATCGGCGAGCCGATCCAGACGGACGCCCAGCTGATGTACACGCTGCGGCGGGCCGGCGTGCAGCCGGGCTCCGTGGTGAGCGTGACGGAGTCGCCGGGCGGCGTGCTCGTGGGCAGCAGCGGTGAGGCCGCGGAGCTGTCCTCGGAGATCGCCTCGCACGTCTTCGTCGCCAAGCGCTGAGGCCCGCACGGGCACGCGGCGGCCCCACGGGGGCGGGGTACAGGTCGTCGCGT is a genomic window containing:
- a CDS encoding metal-dependent transcriptional regulator — its product is MSGLIDTTEMYLRTILELEEEGVVPMRARIAERLDQSGPTVSQTVARMERDGLVAVASDRHLELTEEGRRLATRVMRKHRLAECLLVDVIGLEWEQVHAEACRWEHVMSEAVERRVLELLRHPTESPYGNPIPGLEELGEKDGADPFLDEGMVSLTELDPGAEGKTVVVRRIGEPIQTDAQLMYTLRRAGVQPGSVVSVTESPGGVLVGSSGEAAELSSEIASHVFVAKR